In a single window of the Oryctolagus cuniculus chromosome 2, mOryCun1.1, whole genome shotgun sequence genome:
- the IL36RN gene encoding interleukin-36 receptor antagonist protein, producing the protein MVLSGALCFRMKDSALKVLYLHNDQLLAGGLHAGKVIKGEEISVVPNRSLDARLSPVILGVQGGSRCLSCGMEQEPTLKLEPVNIMELYRDAQESKSFTFYRRDMGLTSSFESAAYPGWFLCTVPEADQPVRLAQIPDNAGWDAPITDFYFQQCD; encoded by the exons ATGGTCCTGAGTGGGGCACTGTGCTTCCG AATGAAGGATTCGGCCTTGAAGGTGCTTTATCTGCATAATGACCAGCTTCTGGCTGGAGGGCTGCACGCAGGGAAGGTCATCAAAG GCGAGGAGATCAGTGTTGTCCCCAACCGGTCACTGGATGCCAGGCTCTCGCCAGTCATCCTGGGTGtccagggaggaagcaggtgccTGTCTTGTGGGATGGAGCAGGAGCCAACTCTGAAGTTAGAG CCAGTGAATATCATGGAGCTCTACCGCGACGCCCAGGAGTCCAAGAGCTTCACCTTCTACCGGCGGGACATGGGGCTCACCTCCAGCTTTGAGTCAGCTGCCTACCCGGGCTGGTTCCTGTGCACAGTGCCTGAGGCTGACCAGCCTGTCAGACTCGCCCAGATCCCCGATAATGCTGGCTGGGATGCCCCCATCACGGACTTCTACTTCCAGCAGTGTGACTAG
- the IL1F10 gene encoding interleukin-1 family member 10: MCSLPMARYYIIKDADQKVLYIRDGQLLVGDPDVDKCSAEKICILPNRDLDRTKVPILLGTQGGSRCLACVETEAGPSLQLEDVNIEDLYKGGEEATRFTFFQSSLGSAFRLEAAAWPGWFVSGPAEPEQPVQLTKESEPTARTEFYFEQSR, from the exons ATGTGTTCCCTGCCTATGGCGAGATACTACAT AATCAAAGACGCAGACCAGAAGGTTCTGTACATAAGAGATGGCCAGCTGCTGGTGGGAGATCCTGATGTAGACAAGTGCAGTGCGG AGAAGATCTGCATCCTTCCAAACAGAGACCTGGACCGCACCAAGGTCCCCATCCTCCTGGGGACCCAGGGCGGGAGCCGCTGCCTGGCATGTGTGGAGACAGAAGCTGGGCCTTCTCTACAACTAGAG GATGTGAACATCGAGGACCTCTACAAGGGGGGTGAAGAGGCCACACGCTTCACCTTCTTCcagagcagcctgggctctgccTTCAGGCTGGAGGCTGCTGCCTGGCCTGGCTGGTTCGTCAGTGGCCCGGCCGAGCCCGAGCAGCCAGTgcagctcaccaaggagagcGAGCCCACAGCCCGCACCGAGTTCTACTTTGAGCAGAGTCGGTAG